The following DNA comes from Pirellulales bacterium.
CTATCCGGGGGACTATAACCTGGATGGGCAGGTGGATGGCGCGGACTACGTTGTGGTGGATAGCAACCTGGGGACCACCACGCCGGGACTATCGGGCGGTTGGACGCTGGGTGATGGCGACTTTGACGGGTTGATCACCCCTGCGGATTACCTGCCGATTGATAGCAACTTTGGCAGCGGTGTGGGGAACCCCCTGGGAGGCAACCCCGTCGTGAACGCCATCCCCGAACCGAGCGCCTGGGTCCTGGGAAGCCTGGCCGCCATTTGCTTTACCTGGGGTCGTCGTCGCAAATAAAATATTGAGTTTAAACAATAAATCTTGAGGAAATACTATTTTTTACGCACCCAGTTCATCCCAACTGGGTCGCCACCAGGGGACCGGCGGGAACAGCGTTTGGGCCAGTTGCAGGGCGGCGTTGGTCGTGGCCGATATGCGCCCTGCGGCGTGGGCCTCTCGCACACAGCCATGCCCCAATAACAAGCGGGTCAATTCCGCCGTTTTTAACTGTAGGTAAGCGCGGCCCAACTTGCCGGGGATCCATTGCACCGATTTACGATTCAGGACTAATTGGCCTTTTTGGCCTTCAAAGTGAAAGCCCAATTCACATGGTCCCTTGATCCCCGCGGCTTGCGCGCGGGAGAGGATTTCTGGGCCTAGGCGGGCGATCAAGGAGGCAAAATCCAGAATTTTTACCATGAGGGCTTCGCCGCCGTCCGCTTCGCTTTGATTAAATTGACCGCCGCTATCGGCGATATAACCGTGGACTTCGCAGCCAGGCGCGGCCTCCACGGCCAATTCTTGGCGGTCGTTTTCGATCATTTCACCGCACGCCCGCGCCAATAGTTGCTCGGCCGTGGTGGGATAGGCGGGATCGGTTACCAGTTCAACGACTCGCTGGCCCCGCATAATGGCGTAACCGGTTAGCGGGGCGCGGGTGTCCTCTAGATCCATCCGGTCCCGCCCATGAATGGCCACCAAAATATGATCAAAGGCCTTGCGGCTGATTAGCCAGCGCCAATCTTCCTCGCCGCGGACCACGGCACCGTATGCCTGGGGCAAGTTCTGGGCATAGATCCGCATCAGCGCGGGTAACTCCACATGCCGCCAATATCGAATTGACAAAGGGAACAGCCGTCCCGCCGGCAAGGCCGACAACCGGGCCAATACTTCCCGCGCCCGCCCATGGGAGACGGAATGCCGACCGCATACCGCCCAACCTTGGCGGGCAAAAAAATGGGGGATTTTGGTGCGAAGGACGCCCAGCGGGGTCTGTTCGGCGCGCATGCGGGATTCCGCCGCGCGGACCAGGGCCGTGGCAAATCCCCGATCCTGATAACTGGGAAACGTGGCCAGCCAATGGAGTTGTTTGACGGGCAACTCGCAAGCTCCAAACTGCAAAACGTAGTCCGTCACCAAGGTATGGGCGGCTAAGCGATCGCGGTGCTTAACCAGCAAGCGTTGCTGCGGGTCGTAGCCGGGACGCTCGCTCCAGGCGTGAAAGTCGTCCCGCGACGGGGCATGAAACACATTCAGCAGCAGTTGCTGAATATCGGGATGATCGCCGGAACGGGCCGGTTGGACAAGGACCGGTTCGCTGGGACGCCGGGGAGTTGGCGTGGAACGGGGAACCAAGCGAGTGCGGGTAATCCCCGCGGAAGCCGAAAGCGAGGGACGCCGATCCGTGGTGGGAGGCGTTTGGACGGCATCTTCCGGGAGGCGGGGGGTTGCCCGGAGGGGCAAGGGTTTTTCTAGTAGACCGCTGGTTAATTTCCGTTTTTCAGCCCCGATGGTGCTTTTTGCGGGGGAACGGTTTTTGTCGGCGACTGGCCGTAAAAGAGAATCGGCACGGGGGCTTGCGACGGGGGAAAGTGTTGTGGCCGAGGAGTTCGAATCCGAAAAATTCGAAAAATGGTGTTGCGCCATAGCGACATCCTTGTGGCAAGTAGAAAGCGTTCCATCAACACGATTTCCACAACTTAGGCGATGCTAGCGCAAATTTCAATAACTTTTCAAGCTCAACTTACAATTTTTCGAAAATTCGTAAGGTCAATCCCTGCCGGATGATAGGATTCTTAAATAATTTTCAGTCATTTCCAGACTGGATAGTCCAGTAGGCCTCAAAAATAATACGCTCCGGGTAAATATCCAACACTTTTTCCCCAAAATGCCGTGGTCTCGGGATAACCAGAGGACACCCCCTTCCCAATAATTACCAGACAATAGAAAAACTCCGTTTATCCTTATGATCCGTTTTAACCCGATTTTACCCCTCCCTTCCAATTATAAGGTATATATTCGATGAGTCGCAGTGGCCTGTTGATGGGCCCAGGGCCTTGATGACGCATTTGCAAATTGACTGGCAGACCCACCACTATGATCAGCCGCCCCTGGCTTGACGAGCAGGAAGCCCCGTTGACCGGCAAAAAATCCGGCACCACGGATCAAGCCCCCTCGT
Coding sequences within:
- a CDS encoding GNAT family N-acetyltransferase; protein product: MAQHHFSNFSDSNSSATTLSPVASPRADSLLRPVADKNRSPAKSTIGAEKRKLTSGLLEKPLPLRATPRLPEDAVQTPPTTDRRPSLSASAGITRTRLVPRSTPTPRRPSEPVLVQPARSGDHPDIQQLLLNVFHAPSRDDFHAWSERPGYDPQQRLLVKHRDRLAAHTLVTDYVLQFGACELPVKQLHWLATFPSYQDRGFATALVRAAESRMRAEQTPLGVLRTKIPHFFARQGWAVCGRHSVSHGRAREVLARLSALPAGRLFPLSIRYWRHVELPALMRIYAQNLPQAYGAVVRGEEDWRWLISRKAFDHILVAIHGRDRMDLEDTRAPLTGYAIMRGQRVVELVTDPAYPTTAEQLLARACGEMIENDRQELAVEAAPGCEVHGYIADSGGQFNQSEADGGEALMVKILDFASLIARLGPEILSRAQAAGIKGPCELGFHFEGQKGQLVLNRKSVQWIPGKLGRAYLQLKTAELTRLLLGHGCVREAHAAGRISATTNAALQLAQTLFPPVPWWRPSWDELGA